From the Maioricimonas rarisocia genome, one window contains:
- a CDS encoding rhomboid family intramembrane serine protease has protein sequence MSTDPMGIYSRDYLRDDNGGSHRFGGGSTGDIVKTLIIANIVVFVLQILTTRTVPYQTPAGVFQVRESLVQNWFELDRTRVLQGQIWRLVTYAFCHDTLQIFHILFNMYILWLAGRRVQDRLGSREFLWFYMTAALLAGVVTILFDGLVGSRHVVLGASGAVAGVIIVYALTWPNDVWYIFGLIPMRVIWIAGIAAVIDLYPMLQQLAGNPSRDRVAHATHIGGMLFGYLYIRNGWQLAGLFGRFDPTSIGRLFRRKPKLRVYEPESPPVDLERRVDELLQKVQDQGEQSLTQKEREILMEASRRYRDRK, from the coding sequence GTGTCAACGGACCCGATGGGCATCTACAGCCGCGACTATCTGCGTGACGACAACGGCGGCTCCCACCGGTTCGGTGGTGGGTCTACGGGCGATATCGTCAAAACGCTGATCATTGCCAACATCGTCGTCTTCGTTCTGCAGATCCTGACGACGCGCACTGTCCCTTACCAGACGCCGGCGGGCGTCTTCCAGGTCCGCGAGTCGCTCGTTCAGAACTGGTTCGAACTCGACCGCACCCGCGTCCTGCAGGGACAGATCTGGCGACTGGTCACCTACGCCTTCTGCCACGACACGCTTCAGATCTTCCACATCCTGTTCAACATGTACATCCTGTGGCTGGCAGGACGACGTGTGCAGGATCGCCTCGGCTCGCGCGAGTTCCTCTGGTTCTACATGACCGCGGCATTGCTTGCGGGCGTCGTGACCATCCTCTTCGATGGCCTCGTCGGCAGCCGGCATGTGGTTCTCGGTGCTTCCGGCGCCGTTGCGGGAGTCATCATCGTCTACGCGCTCACGTGGCCCAACGACGTCTGGTACATCTTCGGACTGATTCCGATGCGGGTCATCTGGATTGCCGGCATCGCGGCCGTCATCGACCTGTACCCGATGCTTCAGCAACTGGCGGGGAACCCGTCCCGCGACCGGGTGGCGCACGCGACGCACATCGGGGGCATGCTGTTCGGTTACCTCTACATCCGCAACGGCTGGCAACTCGCCGGTCTGTTCGGTCGCTTCGATCCCACGTCGATCGGGCGACTCTTCCGCCGCAAGCCCAAGCTGCGGGTCTACGAGCCCGAATCGCCGCCCGTCGACCTCGAGCGCCGCGTCGACGAACTCCTCCAGAAGGTACAGGACCAGGGGGAGCAGAGCCTCACGCAGAAAGAGCGCGAGATTCTGATGGAAGCGAGTCGCCGCTACCGCGATCGCAAGTAG
- the pyrE gene encoding orotate phosphoribosyltransferase: MYDKQRLVELFKERALKFGQFTLASGKQASYYLDGKQLTLHAEGLRLISQGLLDLLEDVEFDAVGGMSIGADPIVAGILTVAAERGQPLLGCLVRKEAKGHGTQKYVEGPVQPGMRIAIVEDVVTTGGSSILAAQRIQEFGCEVAQVATIVDRMEGGAERFASENLPFRSLLTIEDFGITPPAKDETA, from the coding sequence ATGTACGACAAACAGCGACTCGTGGAACTCTTCAAGGAACGGGCCCTCAAGTTCGGCCAGTTCACCCTCGCCTCGGGCAAACAGGCCAGCTACTACCTGGACGGCAAGCAGCTCACGCTGCACGCCGAGGGCCTGCGGCTGATCAGTCAGGGACTGCTCGACCTGCTTGAGGACGTCGAGTTCGACGCCGTCGGAGGAATGTCGATCGGGGCCGACCCGATTGTCGCCGGCATCCTCACCGTCGCCGCCGAACGGGGCCAGCCGCTGCTCGGATGTCTGGTCCGCAAGGAAGCCAAGGGGCACGGCACCCAGAAATACGTCGAAGGCCCCGTACAGCCCGGCATGCGGATCGCCATCGTCGAAGACGTCGTGACGACCGGCGGCAGCTCGATTCTGGCGGCCCAGCGCATCCAGGAGTTCGGCTGCGAGGTGGCCCAGGTCGCCACGATCGTCGACCGCATGGAGGGCGGGGCCGAACGGTTCGCCAGTGAGAATCTGCCGTTCCGCTCCCTGCTGACGATCGAGGACTTCGGTATTACGCCGCCCGCGAAAGACGAAACGGCCTGA
- a CDS encoding ClpP family protease: MFDMSQLRHSPVDPQNQRDYTRMRQMTIGDLLLENRIIFLDGPIHDAAANLLVMKLLFLQSENRHQDIHFYINSPGGSVSATLAIYDTMQFVECDVATYCVGLAASGGAILMAGGASGKRFILPHAKMMIHQPYGSVGGQVSDIEIQAKEILETRQTLNEILADHTGQPLDVIARDTERDRYLNPNQAKEYGLVDDVVAAKRDKKKSGQ, translated from the coding sequence ATGTTTGATATGAGCCAGTTGCGGCATTCGCCGGTGGACCCGCAGAACCAGCGGGATTACACGCGGATGCGTCAGATGACCATCGGTGATCTCCTCCTCGAGAACCGGATCATCTTTCTCGACGGGCCGATTCACGATGCGGCCGCAAACCTGCTCGTGATGAAGCTGCTGTTCCTGCAGTCCGAGAACCGGCACCAGGACATCCACTTCTACATCAATTCGCCCGGCGGGTCGGTCTCGGCCACGCTGGCCATCTACGACACGATGCAGTTCGTCGAGTGCGACGTCGCCACGTACTGCGTCGGTCTGGCCGCCAGCGGTGGTGCGATCCTGATGGCCGGGGGAGCATCGGGCAAGCGGTTCATCCTTCCGCACGCGAAGATGATGATTCACCAGCCGTACGGGTCGGTCGGCGGCCAGGTCTCGGACATCGAGATCCAGGCGAAAGAGATCCTGGAGACCCGGCAGACACTCAACGAGATTCTGGCGGATCATACCGGTCAGCCTCTGGACGTGATCGCCCGCGACACCGAACGCGACCGGTACCTCAATCCCAACCAGGCGAAGGAGTACGGCCTCGTGGACGACGTGGTTGCCGCCAAACGGGACAAGAAGAAGTCCGGCCAGTAG
- a CDS encoding TIGR01777 family oxidoreductase, giving the protein MTNELFVRRSEMPASAETVFAWHERPGAFERLAPPWDRVELVEQSGGIQDGARVVLRVGPLRQKWIAEHRNYVPGRSFQDVQVSGPFAHWAHTHSVEPIDETRCILEDRIEYRLPAGKVGNTAGGGMVRSMLDRMFTYRHEITADDVAAIQQRKEQTMSTIGVTGASGMVGSTVVPMLTTAGHSAFRFVRRPAKSEDERQWTPSEPQLDPKQFEGLDAVIHLAGENIGDSRWTQSKKQRIRDSRVDGTRRLAEALAKLEQPPKTLVCASATGFYGDRGDEILTEQSDAGTGFLTDVCQEWEAAAGPAREAGIRVVHVRLGMILSPKGGALQKMLTPFKLGGGGVVGDGNQYWSWIALDDAAAIFTRAATDAGLEGPVNAVTPNPVTNREFTQTLAKVLHRPAIIPVPKFAARLALGEMADELLFASVRVMPEKLQASDYAFRYPELEEALRHLLGR; this is encoded by the coding sequence ATGACAAACGAGCTGTTCGTTCGACGCTCCGAAATGCCGGCATCGGCCGAGACCGTGTTTGCCTGGCACGAACGCCCCGGAGCCTTCGAGCGGCTCGCTCCGCCATGGGACCGCGTTGAACTCGTCGAGCAGTCCGGCGGCATTCAGGATGGCGCCCGCGTCGTGCTGCGGGTGGGCCCCCTGCGACAGAAATGGATCGCCGAGCATCGCAATTATGTTCCCGGACGGTCGTTCCAGGACGTGCAGGTCAGCGGCCCGTTTGCACACTGGGCACACACTCACTCGGTCGAACCGATTGACGAGACCCGGTGCATTCTGGAAGACCGCATCGAATATCGTCTGCCCGCCGGAAAGGTCGGCAACACCGCCGGGGGCGGCATGGTACGATCGATGCTCGACCGGATGTTCACCTACCGCCACGAGATCACCGCGGATGATGTCGCCGCGATCCAGCAGCGAAAGGAACAGACGATGAGCACCATCGGAGTGACAGGGGCCAGCGGCATGGTTGGCTCAACCGTCGTCCCCATGCTGACCACCGCCGGCCATTCGGCGTTCCGGTTCGTGCGTCGCCCCGCAAAGTCGGAAGACGAGCGGCAATGGACGCCTTCCGAACCGCAACTTGATCCAAAGCAGTTCGAAGGACTCGATGCCGTCATTCACCTGGCTGGCGAGAACATCGGCGACTCCCGCTGGACGCAGTCTAAAAAGCAGCGGATCCGCGACAGCCGCGTCGATGGCACCCGCCGACTTGCTGAAGCACTCGCGAAGCTCGAGCAGCCGCCGAAGACGCTGGTCTGTGCCTCCGCCACCGGATTCTACGGCGATCGCGGAGACGAGATCCTGACCGAGCAGAGCGACGCCGGCACCGGCTTTCTGACCGACGTCTGCCAGGAGTGGGAAGCGGCCGCGGGACCGGCTCGAGAGGCGGGCATCCGTGTCGTTCACGTGCGACTGGGCATGATCCTCAGCCCGAAGGGAGGCGCACTGCAGAAGATGCTCACGCCCTTCAAGCTCGGCGGCGGGGGCGTCGTCGGAGACGGCAATCAGTACTGGAGCTGGATCGCGCTGGACGACGCAGCCGCAATCTTCACCCGCGCCGCAACCGACGCCGGTCTCGAGGGGCCGGTGAACGCCGTCACGCCGAATCCGGTGACCAACCGGGAGTTCACGCAGACCCTGGCGAAAGTACTGCACCGACCGGCCATCATTCCGGTTCCGAAGTTCGCCGCCCGGCTCGCTCTGGGGGAAATGGCCGACGAACTGCTCTTCGCCAGCGTGCGGGTCATGCCCGAGAAGCTACAGGCAAGCGACTATGCGTTCCGCTATCCGGAACTCGAGGAAGCGCTGCGGCACCTGCTCGGACGGTAG
- a CDS encoding ArnT family glycosyltransferase, with protein sequence MATRSRKKSTPATMEKDDDVPRGAEQRLLRIALVTFLAALLLRSLYPFAMAVEHFDEGVYASNLYAWHLDNRYPDRHLYAPPLLPALLEWAMIFTGGTAHAAMWVNVLAGSLTAALVAWISGRWFGTAAAVTAGVLAVTSEVHMLYSRAALTDALLCLWMLAGVYAGWKAILSGRPVWIAAAGLLASLAWWTKYNGWLTLAVTGAGTAAWLVVDRIRNSVAGTAALRWLATAVAAVLLWLPLLNDLQQTGGYGPVAANHAKYVVGFSGWLDSFRQQLANHSVLNGWLTIAGLTAIAVFAIVKHRPATAASEPAETSDESLPVPRRRIRVDALIGGLGLAIVAAFVGSTASLGVITLVTLVLIPLKVDRQAQAARAADADLLAAWRAQRLAIWMVAAWFFGLLLATPLYHPYPRLTLPWLVAAWLGAGVTVGRIANGRRATGSEPDQETNANARRWFPNGATAVLTAGIAAVVAWGLGASRETTAPAGVVAWEDRTSFQILARNLLDDIETAVAALPKSTVPEYDAVVYVYAEPALYFHLASLEGTSWLQFITQPAGNLDMVRPEASTDRRLPTFVITGPHGHRTPEEIDAALPFLAPVSRHPYTPSTLVLLNDLAPPLPDRKALPAEYEVQLLRLNFGN encoded by the coding sequence GTGGCCACCCGCTCCCGCAAAAAATCCACTCCAGCCACAATGGAGAAGGACGACGACGTCCCGCGCGGGGCGGAACAGCGGCTGCTCCGCATCGCCCTCGTCACCTTCCTGGCCGCCCTGCTGCTTCGCAGTCTGTATCCCTTTGCGATGGCGGTCGAGCACTTCGACGAAGGCGTCTACGCCTCCAACCTGTACGCGTGGCACCTCGACAACCGCTATCCCGACCGGCACCTCTACGCTCCCCCGCTGCTGCCCGCACTGCTCGAGTGGGCGATGATCTTCACCGGCGGCACCGCCCATGCGGCGATGTGGGTGAACGTCCTCGCGGGCAGTCTCACGGCTGCACTGGTCGCCTGGATCTCTGGTCGCTGGTTCGGGACCGCAGCAGCCGTCACGGCCGGAGTGCTCGCGGTCACCAGTGAAGTCCACATGCTCTACAGCCGGGCCGCACTGACCGACGCCCTGCTCTGCCTGTGGATGCTTGCCGGCGTCTACGCTGGCTGGAAGGCGATTCTCAGTGGCAGACCAGTCTGGATCGCCGCTGCCGGTCTGCTGGCATCGCTGGCCTGGTGGACCAAGTACAATGGCTGGCTCACCCTGGCCGTCACCGGTGCCGGCACGGCCGCCTGGCTCGTCGTCGATCGAATCCGCAATTCTGTCGCCGGCACTGCCGCGTTGCGCTGGCTGGCAACGGCCGTGGCTGCGGTCCTCCTGTGGCTGCCGCTGCTCAACGACCTGCAGCAGACCGGTGGATACGGCCCGGTCGCCGCCAATCACGCGAAGTACGTCGTGGGCTTTTCGGGCTGGCTCGACAGCTTTCGGCAGCAGCTTGCCAATCACAGCGTGTTGAACGGCTGGCTGACGATCGCCGGCCTGACCGCGATTGCGGTCTTCGCGATCGTCAAACACCGTCCCGCAACCGCTGCCAGCGAACCAGCGGAAACATCGGACGAATCGCTGCCGGTTCCCCGCCGCAGGATCCGCGTGGACGCCCTGATCGGCGGGCTCGGGCTCGCGATCGTCGCGGCATTCGTGGGCAGCACAGCCAGTCTCGGAGTCATCACGCTGGTGACTCTGGTGCTGATTCCCCTGAAGGTCGATCGCCAGGCACAGGCCGCGCGCGCCGCCGATGCCGACCTGCTGGCCGCATGGCGCGCCCAGCGACTCGCCATCTGGATGGTCGCAGCCTGGTTCTTCGGGCTGTTGCTGGCCACGCCGCTCTATCACCCTTACCCGCGGCTCACTCTCCCGTGGCTGGTCGCGGCATGGCTGGGCGCCGGTGTGACCGTCGGGCGAATTGCGAACGGACGCCGGGCAACCGGCAGTGAGCCCGACCAGGAGACCAACGCCAACGCCCGGCGATGGTTCCCGAATGGAGCCACCGCGGTACTTACGGCGGGCATCGCCGCCGTCGTGGCCTGGGGTCTGGGCGCTTCACGTGAAACGACTGCCCCGGCCGGCGTCGTTGCCTGGGAGGACCGAACTTCGTTCCAGATTCTCGCCCGGAACCTTCTGGATGACATCGAAACCGCCGTCGCCGCATTGCCGAAATCGACCGTCCCGGAATACGACGCTGTCGTCTACGTCTACGCAGAGCCGGCCCTCTACTTCCACCTGGCGTCACTCGAGGGAACATCCTGGCTGCAGTTCATCACACAGCCTGCCGGCAATCTCGACATGGTGCGTCCCGAAGCGAGTACGGATCGCCGGCTGCCGACTTTCGTAATCACCGGTCCTCACGGACACCGCACACCGGAGGAGATCGACGCCGCTCTCCCCTTCCTGGCTCCGGTATCGCGGCATCCCTATACCCCGAGCACCCTGGTGCTGCTCAACGACCTTGCCCCGCCACTTCCCGATCGCAAGGCGCTCCCGGCGGAGTACGAGGTCCAGCTGCTGCGGTTGAACTTCGGCAACTGA
- a CDS encoding FG-GAP repeat domain-containing protein produces MPQLLALVVTLMIAAPAMAAEGEWTKHVVYEGQHTNTAVAGDFTGDGQADIISNSGGVCRLFTAPDWQEIAIHADREHNCIHSAAFDVDGDGDLDWIGARYNPGLIFWLENPNSATKTPWDWHVIDVNVHGIHGLLAGDVDGDGRTDLVANSAQPKPPFPESLVWYRVPDDPKQPWDRFIAADRDAPGLTHYLGLGDINGDGRADILTGAKGGPMAKPGSGDWFAWWQAPEDPEQRAWKKSVIAADQPGATNVLPVDVNRDGTMDVIASRGHGQGVIWLEGPDWTEHAIAPELTGPHCLAIGDIDGDGDIDATTCAKDDKVCAWFENDGKGRFTTHVIGTDQAAYDIRLFDMDSDEDLDVIVAGQTSRNVVWYENPTR; encoded by the coding sequence ATGCCGCAGCTGCTCGCCCTCGTCGTGACACTGATGATCGCGGCACCTGCCATGGCCGCCGAGGGTGAGTGGACGAAGCATGTCGTGTACGAGGGGCAGCACACCAACACGGCGGTCGCGGGCGATTTCACCGGAGACGGCCAGGCGGACATCATCTCGAACAGTGGGGGAGTATGCCGGCTGTTCACTGCCCCGGACTGGCAGGAGATCGCCATTCATGCCGACCGGGAGCACAACTGCATCCACAGTGCGGCGTTCGATGTCGACGGGGACGGCGATCTGGACTGGATCGGAGCCCGCTACAACCCGGGGCTGATCTTCTGGCTGGAGAACCCGAATTCCGCAACGAAAACGCCGTGGGACTGGCACGTGATCGACGTCAACGTGCACGGGATTCATGGTCTGCTGGCCGGTGACGTGGATGGCGATGGACGGACCGACCTGGTGGCCAACAGTGCGCAGCCGAAGCCGCCGTTTCCGGAGTCGCTTGTCTGGTACCGCGTGCCTGACGATCCGAAGCAGCCCTGGGACCGCTTCATCGCTGCCGATCGGGATGCACCGGGGCTGACGCACTACCTGGGGCTCGGCGACATCAACGGCGACGGTCGGGCCGACATCCTCACCGGTGCCAAGGGAGGTCCGATGGCCAAGCCGGGTTCCGGAGACTGGTTCGCCTGGTGGCAGGCACCCGAGGACCCGGAGCAGCGGGCGTGGAAGAAGTCGGTGATTGCAGCCGATCAACCGGGCGCGACAAATGTTCTGCCGGTCGACGTGAACCGCGACGGCACGATGGACGTTATTGCCTCCCGCGGGCATGGCCAGGGAGTGATCTGGCTTGAAGGTCCTGACTGGACGGAGCATGCGATCGCTCCGGAACTGACGGGGCCGCACTGCCTGGCGATCGGTGACATCGACGGCGACGGCGACATCGACGCGACGACCTGCGCGAAGGACGACAAGGTGTGCGCGTGGTTCGAGAACGACGGCAAGGGGCGTTTCACGACGCACGTTATCGGTACCGATCAGGCGGCGTACGACATCCGACTGTTCGACATGGACAGCGATGAGGATCTGGACGTCATCGTGGCCGGTCAGACGAGCCGGAACGTCGTGTGGTACGAGAATCCGACGAGGTAG
- the rplU gene encoding 50S ribosomal protein L21 has product MFAIIEDGSRQLRVAEGQELTVDFRADAEPGASIRFERVLLANGGGSSVIGRPVIDGAAVEVEVIDPLVKGEKLEIQKIRRRKNTRTHTGHRQKYTTVKVTSIDVPGLEVVEAAAEEQSSDAAGDE; this is encoded by the coding sequence ATGTTTGCAATCATTGAAGACGGCAGCCGGCAGTTGCGTGTGGCCGAGGGGCAGGAACTGACGGTCGATTTTCGTGCCGATGCCGAGCCGGGCGCATCGATTCGCTTCGAACGCGTGCTGCTGGCCAACGGTGGCGGCTCGAGTGTGATCGGTCGGCCGGTGATCGACGGTGCCGCCGTCGAAGTCGAAGTCATTGATCCGCTGGTGAAGGGCGAAAAGCTCGAGATCCAGAAGATCCGCCGACGCAAGAACACGCGGACGCACACCGGCCACCGCCAGAAGTACACGACCGTGAAGGTGACGTCGATCGACGTTCCCGGACTCGAAGTCGTCGAGGCGGCTGCCGAAGAGCAATCGAGCGACGCGGCCGGCGACGAATAG
- the clpP gene encoding ATP-dependent Clp endopeptidase proteolytic subunit ClpP — MTTLVPYVIEKSGREERAMDIYSRLLQDRIIFLGSQVNDQIANAIVAQLLYLQFDDPNADVHMYINSPGGSVTAGMAIYDTMQYVSCDIATYCIGQAASMGALLLTAGAKGKRNGLPNSRIMIHQPLAGMEGTATDLEIHAKEFLKIKKRMNEILLHHTGRSLEEIERDTDRDNFMSSEEARDYGLIDNVLEKLDHVPAS; from the coding sequence ATGACCACACTCGTCCCCTACGTGATTGAAAAGTCCGGCCGCGAAGAGCGGGCCATGGACATCTACAGCCGGCTGCTCCAGGACCGGATCATCTTTCTGGGCAGTCAGGTGAATGATCAGATCGCCAACGCGATCGTCGCCCAGTTGCTGTACCTGCAGTTCGACGACCCCAACGCCGACGTGCACATGTACATCAACTCGCCGGGTGGTTCGGTGACAGCCGGCATGGCCATCTACGACACGATGCAGTACGTCAGCTGCGATATCGCGACGTACTGCATCGGTCAGGCCGCCAGCATGGGGGCCCTGCTGCTCACCGCCGGCGCCAAGGGCAAGCGGAACGGCCTGCCGAACAGCCGGATCATGATCCACCAGCCGCTCGCCGGCATGGAGGGAACCGCGACCGATCTGGAAATCCACGCGAAGGAGTTCCTGAAGATCAAGAAGCGGATGAACGAGATCCTGCTGCATCACACCGGACGTTCGCTGGAAGAAATCGAACGCGACACTGATCGCGACAACTTCATGTCGTCGGAAGAAGCCCGCGATTACGGGCTCATCGACAACGTTCTCGAGAAGCTCGACCACGTGCCCGCTTCCTGA
- a CDS encoding tetratricopeptide repeat protein, producing MATPHEMYDEAVALKDNGDLEGAVAKLREVLEAEPGHTDTHSALAVYLQKLGRFDESITHAQKVVELLPNDPFSYTQLSVIYMRCGRIPEAEEAKARAHQVQMGG from the coding sequence ATGGCAACTCCTCACGAAATGTACGACGAAGCGGTCGCCCTGAAAGACAACGGCGATCTCGAGGGAGCCGTCGCGAAACTGCGTGAAGTGCTCGAGGCCGAGCCGGGCCATACCGACACGCATTCGGCCCTGGCGGTCTATCTGCAGAAGCTCGGCAGGTTCGACGAGTCGATTACCCACGCCCAGAAGGTCGTCGAACTGCTTCCGAACGACCCGTTCTCGTACACGCAGCTCTCGGTGATCTACATGCGGTGCGGCCGCATCCCCGAGGCAGAAGAAGCCAAGGCCCGGGCCCACCAGGTGCAGATGGGGGGCTGA
- a CDS encoding glucose-6-phosphate isomerase: protein MSELLRYDDAAARKLLDERHWTQLAPALEEAREEVFRDIELFNSGGDVPEEKQPLDAGFIEYPRRLLDGAEDALLDRMNESANTLRGDLDHLVLLGIGGSYMGMRALFEALCHPYHNLLDRDERRGMPRLYFEGNNLDNDTARGLLELLRLHCRDKDDLNQRWGIVVISKSGGTLETAAAFRIFREALEQYYGPDSEESRRFVVPITGETGKLRSFSEQRGYGTTFPVPDGIGGRFSVFTPVGLYPAAVLGIDIAELLRGADAMTEAFRSAPVGENPVLDYVATSHLFERECGMTTRILSTWGNRLEACGLWYDQLLAESLGKQEQGATPLTVVNTRDLHSRGQQHQEGTRDKLITNVIVEQPSSRPLPVPTVEEQLNQDQLNRLEGKPLPQLLDAAIQGTNRAYAEDQRPTADLLLPSLDAHTVGQLLQMMMLATVVEGRLIGINPYGQPGVEAYKRNMGEILDGG from the coding sequence ATGTCCGAACTGCTCCGCTACGACGACGCCGCTGCCCGCAAGCTTCTCGACGAACGTCACTGGACGCAGTTGGCTCCCGCGCTCGAGGAGGCCCGCGAGGAAGTCTTCCGGGACATCGAACTGTTCAACAGCGGCGGCGACGTCCCTGAAGAGAAGCAGCCGCTCGACGCCGGTTTCATCGAGTATCCCCGGCGTCTGCTCGACGGAGCCGAGGACGCCCTGCTGGACCGGATGAACGAATCGGCCAACACCCTGCGGGGGGACCTCGATCACCTGGTCCTGCTGGGAATCGGCGGATCGTACATGGGCATGCGGGCTTTGTTCGAAGCGCTCTGCCATCCCTACCACAATCTGCTGGACCGGGACGAACGCCGCGGCATGCCCCGGCTGTACTTCGAGGGAAACAACCTCGACAACGACACCGCCCGCGGATTGCTCGAACTCCTTCGCCTGCACTGCCGCGACAAGGATGACCTCAACCAGCGGTGGGGCATCGTCGTCATCAGCAAGTCGGGCGGAACCCTGGAAACAGCGGCTGCGTTCCGTATCTTCCGCGAAGCTCTCGAACAGTATTACGGGCCGGATTCTGAAGAGAGCCGGCGGTTTGTCGTGCCGATCACCGGCGAGACCGGCAAGCTGCGAAGCTTTTCTGAACAGCGGGGATACGGCACAACCTTCCCCGTTCCGGATGGCATCGGCGGCCGCTTCTCGGTGTTTACGCCGGTCGGCCTCTACCCGGCCGCGGTTCTCGGCATCGACATCGCCGAGCTGCTCCGCGGTGCCGATGCGATGACCGAAGCCTTCCGTTCGGCTCCCGTCGGAGAAAACCCGGTCCTCGACTACGTCGCCACAAGCCATCTGTTCGAACGGGAATGCGGGATGACGACCCGGATCCTGTCGACCTGGGGCAACCGCCTCGAAGCCTGTGGTCTGTGGTACGACCAGCTGCTCGCCGAGAGTCTGGGCAAGCAGGAACAGGGAGCGACACCGCTGACTGTAGTGAACACGCGGGACCTGCACAGTCGCGGCCAGCAGCATCAGGAGGGAACGCGGGATAAGCTGATCACCAACGTGATCGTCGAGCAGCCCTCCAGCCGCCCGCTCCCCGTCCCGACCGTCGAGGAACAGCTGAACCAGGATCAGCTCAACCGGCTGGAAGGCAAGCCGCTTCCGCAGCTGCTCGATGCCGCAATTCAAGGGACCAACCGGGCCTATGCCGAGGATCAGCGTCCCACGGCGGACCTGCTCCTGCCGTCACTCGATGCCCATACTGTCGGCCAGCTCCTGCAGATGATGATGCTGGCGACGGTGGTCGAAGGACGGCTGATCGGCATCAACCCTTACGGTCAGCCCGGCGTCGAAGCGTACAAGCGGAACATGGGCGAGATCCTGGACGGCGGCTGA
- a CDS encoding ParB/RepB/Spo0J family partition protein — MSDTQVANPSGRRLGRGLSALLGGNTPAHEEVVHEDNSQLVQIPVDAVTRNEFQPRKEFETESLAELAGSIREHGVLQPLLVREIDNGFQLVAGERRLMAARKAGLTTVPCRVIDVIDKTACEFALEENLKRKDLNDLEKAQAFKTYIELFECSIEELAKQLSMSRSAVSNLLRLLDLTEPVKKALSSGKITAGHARALLPLDEASQLELCGRVQAESLSVRQIEQQVRQLQKGDAPEESAEQAEGQENAGDAIPQDGATDEAATGEVVAGEGAAGEHASGEEAPDTVPFEGNEEPQRTAHVDSLEEQLRDLLGVKVQIKLNRSDSGTIMIPFSSNDEFERILRQLRRDAA, encoded by the coding sequence ATGTCTGACACGCAAGTCGCCAATCCGTCCGGTCGTCGTCTGGGACGCGGACTCTCGGCCCTTCTCGGCGGCAACACACCGGCCCACGAAGAAGTCGTCCACGAGGACAACTCCCAGCTGGTGCAGATTCCCGTTGATGCCGTCACCCGAAATGAGTTCCAGCCCCGCAAGGAGTTCGAAACCGAATCGCTGGCGGAACTCGCCGGCAGCATCCGCGAGCACGGCGTACTGCAGCCGCTGCTCGTTCGCGAAATCGACAACGGCTTTCAGCTCGTGGCGGGCGAACGCCGTCTCATGGCCGCCCGCAAGGCAGGACTGACGACGGTCCCCTGCCGGGTCATCGACGTCATCGACAAGACGGCCTGCGAGTTCGCTCTGGAAGAGAACCTCAAGCGGAAAGACCTCAACGACCTCGAAAAGGCGCAGGCCTTCAAGACGTACATCGAGCTGTTCGAGTGCTCGATCGAAGAACTGGCGAAGCAGCTCAGCATGAGCCGGTCCGCCGTGAGCAACCTGCTCCGTCTGCTCGATCTGACCGAGCCGGTCAAGAAGGCGCTCTCCTCCGGCAAGATCACTGCCGGTCACGCCCGGGCACTGCTTCCTCTCGACGAAGCAAGTCAGCTGGAACTCTGCGGGCGCGTGCAGGCCGAATCCCTGTCGGTCCGTCAGATCGAACAGCAGGTCCGCCAGCTGCAGAAGGGAGACGCTCCCGAAGAGTCCGCCGAACAGGCCGAGGGCCAGGAGAACGCCGGCGACGCGATCCCGCAGGATGGGGCCACCGACGAAGCGGCAACCGGCGAAGTCGTGGCCGGCGAAGGGGCAGCTGGCGAACACGCGTCCGGCGAGGAAGCTCCCGACACCGTCCCGTTCGAGGGGAACGAAGAACCCCAGCGAACCGCTCACGTCGACTCGCTCGAAGAACAGCTGCGTGACCTGCTCGGCGTCAAGGTGCAGATCAAGCTGAACAGGAGCGACTCGGGCACCATCATGATCCCCTTCTCTTCGAACGACGAATTCGAACGAATTCTCCGGCAGCTCCGCCGCGACGCGGCCTGA